A region of Thermus oshimai DSM 12092 DNA encodes the following proteins:
- the rplI gene encoding 50S ribosomal protein L9: MKVILLEPLENLGDVGQVVNVKPGYARNYLLPRGLAVLATESNLKALEAKIRAQAKRLAERKAEAERLKEILENLTLTIPVRAGETKIYGSVTAKDIAEALNRQHGIAIDPKRLQLEKPIKELGEYVLTYKPHPEVPIQLKVSVVSQ, encoded by the coding sequence ATGAAGGTCATTCTTCTAGAACCCCTGGAGAACCTGGGCGATGTGGGCCAGGTGGTGAACGTCAAGCCCGGCTACGCCCGCAACTACCTCCTGCCAAGGGGCCTTGCGGTCTTGGCCACGGAGAGCAACCTCAAGGCCCTGGAGGCCAAGATCCGCGCCCAGGCCAAGCGCCTGGCGGAGCGCAAGGCCGAGGCGGAGCGGCTTAAGGAGATCCTGGAGAACCTCACCCTCACCATCCCGGTGCGGGCGGGGGAGACCAAGATCTACGGCTCCGTCACCGCCAAGGACATCGCCGAGGCCCTAAACCGCCAGCACGGCATCGCCATTGACCCCAAGCGCCTCCAGCTGGAAAAGCCCATCAAGGAGCTGGGGGAGTACGTCCTCACCTACAAGCCGCACCCCGAGGTGCCCATCCAGCTCAAGGTGAGCGTGGTGAGCCAGTAA
- a CDS encoding 3D domain-containing protein, translating to MPWILLLLLVLPIGKAQAPKAMVLEATAYTSSVRETDATPFVTATGMRTRLGVLAVSRDLLKVLPFGTQVRLRDLGTVYGRGKGQFDPLFRGLVFVVADVMHPRMREKVDVWLPDRATALRFGRRLVHLEVVAYPGGRKP from the coding sequence ATGCCTTGGATTCTCCTTCTCCTCCTTGTCTTGCCCATTGGCAAGGCCCAGGCGCCCAAGGCGATGGTCCTCGAGGCCACCGCCTACACCTCCAGCGTGCGGGAAACGGACGCCACCCCCTTCGTGACCGCCACGGGGATGCGCACCCGGCTCGGGGTCCTGGCGGTAAGCCGGGACCTCCTCAAGGTCCTCCCCTTCGGCACCCAGGTGCGGCTAAGGGATTTGGGCACGGTCTACGGCCGGGGCAAGGGCCAGTTTGACCCCCTCTTCCGGGGCCTGGTCTTCGTGGTGGCGGACGTGATGCACCCCAGGATGCGGGAGAAGGTGGACGTGTGGCTCCCCGACCGGGCCACGGCCTTGCGCTTCGGGCGCAGGCTGGTGCATCTGGAGGTGGTGGCCTACCCGGGCGGGAGGAAACCCTAG
- a CDS encoding DMT family transporter has protein sequence MRPSGAKLLAVLLLGILAISFGSILVRLALGASGDASLAFSLVMSAGRLSLAALLLLPGWRRPAKGEGVLWALGAGAFLALHFAFWITSLSYTSVAASTALVTTNPVWVTLLGWLLFREQPTPLTLLGVGVALSGGLLIGLGDAQGGGGKNPLLGDLLALLGAVAVSFYFLLGREAQRRGLSTLEYIRFAYTAAALLLLPLPYLFGGGYGGYPLPVYLYILLMALIPQLIGHTSFNWATRHISPVLVTLAILFEPVGASLLAFLLFGEVPGPLVLLGALVLLVGVGLAVLGGRR, from the coding sequence ATGCGGCCCTCGGGGGCAAAACTCCTCGCCGTCCTCCTCCTGGGGATCCTGGCCATCAGCTTCGGGAGCATCCTGGTGCGGCTCGCCCTAGGGGCCAGCGGGGATGCGAGCCTCGCCTTCAGCCTGGTGATGAGCGCAGGCCGCTTGAGCCTGGCCGCCCTCCTTCTCCTCCCGGGCTGGCGGAGGCCCGCGAAGGGAGAAGGGGTCCTTTGGGCCCTGGGGGCGGGGGCCTTTCTGGCCCTGCACTTCGCCTTCTGGATCACCTCCCTCTCCTACACCTCCGTGGCGGCCAGCACCGCCCTCGTCACCACCAACCCCGTCTGGGTGACCCTCCTCGGCTGGCTCCTCTTCCGGGAACAGCCCACCCCCCTCACCCTCCTCGGGGTAGGGGTGGCCCTCTCGGGGGGGCTTCTCATCGGCCTGGGGGACGCGCAGGGGGGTGGGGGGAAGAACCCCCTCCTGGGGGACCTCCTGGCCCTCTTGGGGGCGGTGGCCGTTTCCTTTTACTTCCTCCTCGGACGGGAGGCCCAGCGGCGGGGGCTTTCCACCTTGGAGTACATCCGCTTCGCCTACACCGCGGCCGCCCTTCTCCTCCTCCCCCTGCCCTACCTCTTCGGGGGAGGGTACGGCGGATACCCCCTTCCTGTGTACCTCTACATCCTCCTCATGGCCCTGATCCCCCAGCTCATCGGCCACACCAGCTTCAACTGGGCCACCCGCCACATCTCCCCCGTCCTGGTCACCCTGGCCATCCTGTTTGAGCCGGTGGGGGCGAGCCTCCTGGCCTTCCTCCTCTTCGGGGAGGTGCCGGGGCCCTTGGTCCTCCTGGGGGCTTTGGTCCTCCTCGTGGGGGTGGGGCTTGCGGTGCTGGGGGGTAGGCGGTGA
- a CDS encoding EamA family transporter: MIPILLAALLWGLGGALAGRFMEAIPPGLLIPLRFLLSFLLLLPLLRRHPPLPEERPRLLRVGLALSGAQAFYYLAIHATTVATGIFLQYLAPALLTLYALLRGERLPTKALAGVGLALLGAYLLVVGPEGLVGGAVGVAFGLLSAVSFAAYAAFSYGLKTPPFTSLAVATGVGSLLAFPVLLYHLPLLWGLGLKEVLAVLYLVVFGTVIPFGLFLLGVKRVPARQATLLAMLEPVAGALFAVPLVGEPLSPDALLGGLLILLGVALNRR, encoded by the coding sequence GTGATCCCCATCCTTCTCGCCGCGCTCCTTTGGGGCCTGGGCGGGGCCCTGGCGGGCCGGTTCATGGAGGCCATCCCCCCCGGGCTCCTCATCCCCTTGCGCTTCCTCCTAAGCTTCCTCCTCCTCCTGCCCCTCCTCCGCCGCCACCCGCCCCTTCCCGAGGAGAGGCCGCGCCTCCTTAGGGTGGGCCTCGCCCTTTCCGGAGCCCAGGCCTTCTACTACCTGGCCATCCACGCCACCACCGTGGCCACGGGGATCTTCCTCCAGTACCTGGCCCCGGCCCTCCTCACCCTCTACGCCCTCCTCCGGGGGGAGCGCCTTCCCACCAAAGCCCTTGCGGGGGTGGGGCTTGCCCTCCTGGGGGCCTACCTCCTGGTAGTGGGGCCCGAGGGCCTGGTAGGGGGCGCGGTGGGGGTAGCCTTTGGGCTCCTCTCCGCGGTCTCCTTCGCCGCCTACGCCGCCTTTTCCTACGGGCTCAAGACCCCCCCCTTCACCAGCCTGGCGGTGGCCACAGGGGTAGGGAGCCTCCTCGCCTTCCCCGTCCTCCTTTACCACCTGCCCCTCCTCTGGGGCTTGGGACTTAAGGAGGTTCTGGCCGTGCTCTACCTGGTGGTCTTCGGCACCGTGATCCCCTTTGGGCTCTTCCTCCTGGGGGTGAAAAGGGTCCCCGCCCGCCAAGCCACCCTCCTTGCCATGCTGGAGCCGGTGGCGGGGGCCCTTTTCGCCGTGCCCCTCGTGGGGGAGCCCCTGAGCCCCGATGCCCTTCTGGGGGGGCTTCTCATCCTCCTGGGGGTAGCCTTGAACCGGAGGTGA
- a CDS encoding YifB family Mg chelatase-like AAA ATPase — protein sequence MLAQVRSYALLGLEAVPVTVEVDVSPGLPSYALVGLPDKAVEESRERVRSALKNSGLPYPQARVVVNLAPAELRKEGSQFDLPIALGLLAAQGVVPPEALAPFAFAGELGLDGSLRPVPGAVNLALGALGEGKKLLLPKGSAKEAALVEGVEAYGVGSLGEAVAFLRGERELAPAEGEEALWEEALLDLRDVKGQAKAKRALEIAASGRHHLLMVGSPGSGKTMLARRLPFLLPPLSQEEALEVTRVHSAAGLPVRGLLRTPPFRAPHHTVSYAGLIGGGAIPKPGEVSLAHRGVLFLDEFPEFSREALEALRQPLEDGVVTVARARASLTFPARFLLVAAMNPCPCGWYGDPERPCACTPTQRLRYANRISGPLLDRFDLVVEVPRLTPLELARAPEGESTEAVRERVLLARKRMLARQGRPNGELSGRALRAHLHLTPGAEALLQAAAKKLLLSARSYDRLLRVARTVADLMGSERVEEAHVAEALTYRRSLYPA from the coding sequence ATGCTAGCTCAGGTGCGGAGCTACGCCCTTTTGGGCCTCGAGGCGGTCCCCGTCACCGTGGAGGTGGATGTCAGCCCGGGGCTTCCCAGCTACGCCCTGGTGGGCCTGCCCGACAAGGCGGTGGAGGAGAGCCGGGAAAGGGTGCGCTCCGCCCTGAAGAACAGCGGCCTCCCCTACCCCCAGGCCCGGGTGGTGGTGAACCTAGCCCCGGCGGAGCTCCGCAAGGAGGGGAGCCAGTTTGACCTGCCCATCGCCCTGGGCCTCCTGGCGGCGCAAGGGGTGGTGCCCCCTGAGGCCCTGGCCCCCTTCGCCTTCGCCGGGGAGCTGGGCCTGGACGGAAGCTTAAGGCCCGTCCCCGGCGCGGTGAACCTGGCCCTCGGGGCCCTAGGGGAGGGGAAAAAGCTCCTCCTCCCCAAGGGAAGCGCCAAGGAAGCCGCCCTGGTGGAGGGGGTGGAGGCCTACGGGGTGGGCTCCTTAGGGGAGGCCGTGGCCTTCCTGAGGGGGGAGCGGGAGCTTGCGCCGGCGGAAGGGGAGGAGGCCCTCTGGGAAGAGGCCCTTCTGGACCTCCGGGACGTGAAGGGCCAGGCCAAGGCCAAGCGGGCCCTGGAGATCGCCGCCAGCGGCCGCCACCACCTCCTCATGGTGGGGAGCCCGGGCTCGGGGAAGACCATGCTGGCCCGCCGCCTGCCCTTCCTCCTCCCGCCCCTAAGCCAAGAGGAGGCCTTGGAGGTAACCCGGGTCCACTCCGCCGCGGGGCTCCCCGTGCGGGGCCTTCTCCGCACCCCCCCTTTCCGCGCCCCCCACCACACGGTGAGCTACGCCGGGCTCATCGGGGGCGGGGCCATCCCCAAGCCGGGGGAGGTCTCCCTGGCCCACCGCGGGGTCCTCTTCCTGGACGAGTTCCCGGAGTTTTCCCGGGAGGCCCTCGAGGCCCTGCGCCAGCCCCTGGAGGACGGGGTGGTCACCGTGGCCCGGGCCCGGGCCAGCCTCACCTTCCCCGCCCGCTTCCTCCTGGTGGCGGCCATGAACCCCTGCCCCTGCGGCTGGTACGGGGACCCGGAGCGCCCCTGCGCCTGCACCCCCACCCAACGCCTGCGCTACGCCAACCGCATCTCGGGGCCCCTCCTGGACCGGTTTGACCTGGTGGTGGAGGTGCCCCGCCTCACCCCCCTGGAGCTCGCCCGGGCCCCCGAAGGGGAAAGCACGGAGGCGGTGCGGGAAAGGGTGCTCCTGGCGCGCAAAAGGATGCTCGCCCGCCAGGGGCGGCCCAACGGGGAGCTTTCGGGAAGGGCCTTGAGGGCCCACCTCCACCTCACCCCAGGGGCGGAGGCCCTCCTCCAAGCCGCGGCCAAGAAGCTCCTCCTCTCCGCCCGGAGCTACGACCGCCTCCTGAGGGTGGCCCGCACGGTGGCCGACCTCATGGGCTCGGAGCGAGTGGAGGAGGCCCACGTGGCCGAGGCCCTCACCTACCGGAGGAGCCTGTACCCCGCTTAG
- a CDS encoding MFS transporter: protein MALRVFLLFTLGYFLSYFYRSANAVLAKDLSAEMGLGPAELGFMTSLFYLAFASVQLPLGGLLDRHGPRLITPAFLLLAALGSLVFGLAQSFPVLALGRALIGVGMAAALMGALKAFSLWFPRNYATVSTLLVGLGATGGLMAATPLAFLKEALGWRGVFLVGSGVVVLVALAIALGVRNTPKGVAWPQGGGVGGLREVLGNGPLLRVAFLALAFAGSFLALQTLWAGAYGYALGLSALEVGNLLLLYSGGAVLGFLVSGYLADRLGTARVLLFSALLFALGLLFLLLKVLLPAYALLGFFGAFNILTLTQARELVPAHLVGRATTLVNLFGIGGTFLLQWGVGVAVGALGYGAAFLGLLGLLLLGVGLYLPLLRKG from the coding sequence ATGGCGCTAAGGGTCTTCCTCCTCTTCACCCTGGGCTACTTTCTTTCCTACTTCTACCGCTCGGCCAACGCCGTCTTGGCCAAGGACCTCTCCGCGGAAATGGGGCTTGGGCCGGCGGAGCTTGGGTTCATGACCAGCCTCTTCTACCTGGCCTTCGCCTCGGTCCAACTCCCCTTAGGGGGGCTGCTGGACCGGCACGGACCCAGGCTCATCACCCCGGCCTTCCTCCTCCTAGCCGCCCTGGGAAGCCTGGTCTTCGGCCTGGCGCAAAGCTTCCCCGTCCTCGCCCTGGGGCGGGCCCTCATCGGGGTGGGCATGGCCGCGGCCCTCATGGGGGCCCTGAAGGCCTTCAGCCTCTGGTTTCCCAGGAACTACGCCACGGTGTCCACCCTCCTCGTGGGCCTGGGGGCCACGGGGGGGCTCATGGCCGCCACGCCCCTGGCCTTCCTGAAGGAGGCCCTGGGTTGGCGGGGGGTTTTCTTGGTGGGAAGCGGGGTGGTGGTCCTGGTGGCCCTGGCCATCGCCCTAGGGGTGAGGAACACCCCTAAGGGGGTGGCCTGGCCCCAAGGCGGAGGGGTAGGGGGGCTTAGGGAGGTCTTGGGGAACGGGCCCCTCCTCCGGGTGGCCTTTTTAGCCCTGGCCTTTGCGGGGAGCTTCCTGGCCCTCCAGACCCTCTGGGCGGGGGCTTATGGGTACGCCCTGGGGCTTTCGGCCTTAGAGGTGGGGAACCTCCTCCTCCTCTATAGCGGCGGGGCGGTCTTGGGGTTTTTGGTCTCCGGCTACCTGGCGGACCGCCTGGGGACGGCGCGGGTCCTCCTCTTCTCCGCCCTCCTCTTCGCTTTGGGGCTTCTTTTCCTCCTCCTAAAGGTCCTCCTCCCCGCCTACGCCCTTTTGGGGTTTTTTGGGGCCTTCAACATCCTGACCCTGACCCAGGCCCGGGAGCTGGTCCCCGCCCACCTGGTGGGCCGGGCAACCACCCTGGTGAACCTCTTCGGCATCGGGGGGACTTTCCTCCTCCAGTGGGGGGTGGGGGTGGCGGTGGGGGCCCTGGGGTACGGGGCGGCCTTCTTGGGGCTTTTGGGGCTTCTCCTCCTGGGGGTGGGGCTTTACCTGCCCCTCCTGCGCAAGGGGTGA
- the rpsR gene encoding 30S ribosomal protein S18, producing the protein MSTKNAKPKKEAQARRPRKVTKVKASLGEFDLKDYWNVEVLKRFLSETGKILPRRRTGLSAKEQRILARTIKRARILGLLPFTEKLVRK; encoded by the coding sequence TTGAGCACCAAGAACGCGAAACCCAAGAAGGAGGCGCAGGCGCGCCGCCCCCGGAAGGTCACCAAGGTGAAGGCCAGCCTGGGGGAGTTTGACCTTAAGGACTACTGGAACGTGGAGGTCTTGAAGCGCTTCCTGTCGGAGACGGGGAAGATCCTGCCCCGCCGCCGCACGGGGCTCAGCGCCAAGGAGCAGCGGATTCTGGCCCGGACCATCAAGCGGGCCCGGATCCTGGGGCTTCTGCCCTTCACGGAGAAGCTGGTGCGCAAGTAG
- a CDS encoding NAD(P) transhydrogenase subunit alpha: MVTVAVPKERAPGERRVALVPEVVARLVKGGARVRVERGAGEGAYHPDEAYLEAGAEVVERGELLKGANLLFTVQPPDEELIGGLEAGAILVGFIQAHKNPDRVRALAAKKATVIAMELIPRITRAQSMDALSSQATVAGYLAAIHAARLSPRFFPMLTTAAGTIRPAKVMVMGVGVAGLMAIATAKRLGAQVFAYDVRKAAVEQALSLGAKPIELPISAEGEGGYARELTEEEKRIQHEALREHVAGMDAIITTAQVPGRRAPILLTEDMVERLKPGTVVVDLAAESGGNCVLTKPGELVEVRGVRIYGPLNLPSELSVHASEMYAKNLLNLSSLLIEKGEFAPKWEDEIIQGALLMKEGEVVHGPTKALLGGA, encoded by the coding sequence ATGGTGACGGTTGCGGTTCCTAAAGAGAGGGCGCCAGGGGAACGAAGGGTGGCCCTGGTGCCCGAGGTGGTGGCCCGCCTGGTCAAGGGGGGGGCCCGGGTGCGGGTGGAGCGGGGCGCCGGCGAGGGCGCCTACCACCCGGACGAGGCCTACCTCGAGGCCGGAGCGGAGGTGGTGGAGCGAGGCGAGCTCCTAAAGGGCGCCAACCTCCTCTTCACCGTCCAGCCCCCGGACGAGGAGCTCATCGGGGGCCTCGAGGCGGGGGCCATCCTGGTGGGCTTCATCCAGGCCCATAAGAACCCGGACCGGGTGCGGGCCCTGGCGGCCAAGAAGGCCACGGTCATCGCCATGGAGCTCATCCCCCGCATCACCCGGGCCCAGAGCATGGACGCCCTCTCCAGCCAGGCCACGGTGGCGGGGTACCTGGCGGCCATCCACGCGGCCAGGCTTTCCCCCCGCTTCTTCCCCATGCTCACCACCGCCGCGGGCACCATCCGCCCCGCCAAGGTCATGGTCATGGGGGTGGGGGTGGCGGGCCTCATGGCCATCGCCACCGCCAAGCGGCTTGGGGCCCAGGTCTTCGCCTACGATGTGCGCAAGGCCGCGGTGGAGCAGGCCCTCTCCTTGGGGGCCAAGCCCATTGAGCTCCCCATCAGCGCGGAAGGGGAGGGGGGGTACGCCCGCGAGCTCACCGAGGAGGAAAAGCGCATCCAGCACGAGGCCCTAAGGGAGCACGTGGCGGGGATGGACGCCATCATCACCACCGCCCAGGTGCCGGGGCGGAGGGCCCCCATCCTCCTCACCGAGGACATGGTGGAGCGCCTCAAGCCGGGCACGGTGGTGGTGGACCTGGCGGCGGAAAGCGGGGGGAACTGCGTCCTCACCAAGCCTGGGGAGCTGGTGGAGGTCCGGGGGGTGAGGATCTACGGGCCGTTGAACCTCCCCAGCGAGCTTTCCGTCCACGCCTCGGAGATGTACGCCAAGAACCTCTTGAACCTCTCCAGCCTGCTCATCGAAAAGGGGGAGTTTGCCCCCAAGTGGGAGGACGAGATCATCCAGGGGGCCCTCCTCATGAAGGAGGGCGAGGTGGTCCATGGGCCCACCAAGGCCCTTCTGGGAGGTGCGTGA
- a CDS encoding proton-translocating transhydrogenase family protein — MEFNLWAALYIFILTAFLGYELITRVPVILHTPLMSGSNFIHGVVVVGAMVVLGHADTALEKAIGFIGVVLGAANAAGGYAVTVRMLEMFERKPGKGGGA, encoded by the coding sequence ATGGAGTTTAACCTTTGGGCCGCGCTTTACATCTTCATCCTGACCGCGTTCTTGGGGTACGAGCTCATCACCCGGGTGCCGGTGATCCTCCACACCCCCCTGATGTCCGGCTCCAACTTTATCCACGGGGTGGTGGTGGTGGGGGCCATGGTGGTCCTGGGGCACGCGGACACCGCCCTGGAAAAGGCCATCGGCTTTATAGGGGTGGTCCTGGGGGCGGCCAACGCCGCCGGGGGGTATGCGGTCACCGTGCGCATGCTGGAGATGTTTGAACGGAAGCCCGGCAAAGGGGGTGGGGCGTAA
- a CDS encoding NAD(P)(+) transhydrogenase (Re/Si-specific) subunit beta, whose translation MDLIQLAYLVVAVLFITGLKRMAHPTTAKSGIVWAGWGMLLSVLATFFWPDMGNFGLMLTALLLGTVVAWWAAVRVAMTDMPQMVAIYNGMGGGAAATIAAVELLKGAFENAGLMALAILGGLIGSVAFTGSLIAFAKLQGLMRARPILFPGQKPLNLLVLLLAVALGLYLLLNDATPLIVLFFLLALLFGVLMTLPIGGGDMPVAISFYNAFTGMAVGFEGFAVGNPALMVAGTLVGAAGTLLTVLMARAMNRSVWSVLVGGFGVEQAAGEIQGSLKPIDVEDAAVMLAYANKVVFVPGYGMALSQAQHKVKELADLLESRGVEVKFAIHPVAGRMPGHMNVLLAEAGVDYDKLKDLEEINPEFPTVDVAVVIGANDVVNPAARRPGSPLYGMPILDVDKAKNVIVIKRGQGKGFAGVENELFYADNTRMLYGDAQDVLTRLTQALKKL comes from the coding sequence ATGGACCTCATCCAGCTGGCCTATCTGGTGGTGGCGGTGCTCTTCATCACCGGCCTTAAGCGCATGGCCCACCCCACCACCGCCAAAAGCGGCATCGTCTGGGCGGGCTGGGGCATGCTCCTTTCCGTCCTCGCCACCTTCTTCTGGCCGGACATGGGGAACTTTGGCCTCATGCTCACCGCCCTCCTCCTAGGCACGGTGGTGGCCTGGTGGGCGGCGGTGCGGGTGGCCATGACGGACATGCCCCAGATGGTGGCCATCTACAACGGCATGGGCGGGGGTGCGGCGGCCACCATCGCCGCGGTGGAGCTTTTGAAGGGGGCGTTTGAGAACGCGGGCCTCATGGCCCTGGCCATCCTGGGGGGGCTCATCGGGAGCGTGGCCTTCACGGGAAGCCTCATCGCCTTCGCCAAGCTCCAGGGGCTCATGCGCGCCCGGCCCATCCTCTTCCCCGGGCAGAAGCCCCTGAACCTCCTGGTCCTCCTCCTGGCCGTGGCCTTGGGGCTTTACCTCCTCTTGAACGACGCCACCCCCCTCATCGTCCTCTTCTTCCTCCTGGCCCTCCTTTTTGGCGTCCTCATGACCCTGCCCATCGGCGGGGGGGATATGCCCGTGGCCATCTCCTTCTACAACGCCTTCACCGGGATGGCCGTGGGCTTTGAGGGCTTCGCCGTGGGGAACCCCGCCCTCATGGTGGCCGGCACCCTGGTGGGGGCCGCGGGCACCCTCCTCACCGTGCTCATGGCCCGCGCCATGAACCGCTCCGTCTGGAGCGTTCTGGTGGGGGGCTTTGGGGTGGAGCAGGCCGCGGGGGAGATCCAGGGGAGCCTCAAGCCCATCGACGTGGAGGACGCCGCGGTCATGCTGGCCTACGCGAACAAGGTGGTCTTCGTGCCCGGCTACGGCATGGCCCTCTCCCAGGCCCAGCACAAGGTGAAGGAGCTGGCGGACCTCCTGGAATCCCGGGGGGTGGAGGTGAAGTTCGCCATCCACCCCGTGGCGGGGCGGATGCCCGGGCACATGAACGTCCTCCTGGCGGAGGCAGGGGTGGACTACGACAAGCTCAAGGACCTGGAGGAGATCAACCCCGAGTTCCCCACGGTGGACGTGGCGGTGGTCATCGGGGCCAACGACGTGGTGAACCCCGCCGCCCGCCGCCCCGGAAGCCCCCTTTACGGCATGCCCATCCTGGACGTGGACAAGGCCAAGAACGTCATCGTCATCAAGCGGGGGCAGGGGAAGGGCTTCGCGGGGGTGGAAAACGAACTCTTCTACGCGGACAACACCCGCATGCTCTATGGGGACGCCCAGGACGTCCTCACCCGGCTCACCCAGGCCCTGAAGAAGCTCTAG
- a CDS encoding single-stranded DNA-binding protein has translation MARGLNRVFLIGTLTARPDMRYTPSGMAILELNLAGQDLIRDETGQERELPWYHRVRLFGRQAEMWGDVLEKGQLLFVEGRLSYRQWEREGEKRSQLEIRADFIDPLAPAGRETLEDTRGQPRLKNALNQVYLMGNLTRDPELRYTPQGTAVARLGLAVNERGRQQGEERTHFVEVQAWRDLAEWAGELRKGEGLFVIGRLVNDSWTSSTGERRYQTRVEALRLERPTRGPAQAGGSRPQTVQTGGVDIDEGLEDFPPEEDLPF, from the coding sequence ATGGCCAGAGGCCTGAACCGCGTTTTTCTCATCGGAACCCTCACCGCCCGCCCGGACATGCGCTACACCCCTTCTGGGATGGCCATCCTGGAGCTCAACCTGGCGGGCCAAGACCTCATCCGGGACGAGACCGGCCAGGAGCGGGAGCTCCCCTGGTACCACCGGGTGCGCCTTTTTGGCCGCCAGGCGGAGATGTGGGGGGATGTCTTGGAAAAGGGCCAGCTCCTCTTCGTGGAGGGGCGGCTTTCCTACCGCCAGTGGGAGCGGGAGGGGGAGAAGCGGAGCCAGCTGGAGATCCGCGCGGATTTCATTGACCCCCTGGCCCCCGCGGGCCGGGAGACCCTGGAGGACACCCGGGGCCAGCCCCGCCTCAAGAACGCCCTCAACCAGGTTTACCTCATGGGCAACCTCACCCGGGACCCGGAGCTCCGCTACACCCCCCAGGGCACCGCGGTGGCCCGGCTGGGCCTGGCGGTGAACGAGCGCGGGCGGCAACAGGGGGAGGAGAGGACCCACTTCGTGGAGGTTCAGGCCTGGCGCGACCTGGCCGAGTGGGCCGGGGAGCTGAGGAAGGGCGAGGGGCTTTTCGTCATCGGCCGTTTGGTGAACGACTCCTGGACAAGCTCCACCGGAGAGCGCCGCTACCAGACCCGGGTGGAGGCCCTCCGCCTGGAGCGACCCACCCGTGGGCCTGCCCAAGCCGGCGGAAGCAGGCCCCAAACCGTCCAGACGGGTGGGGTGGACATAGACGAAGGACTCGAGGACTTCCCGCCGGAGGAGGATCTGCCGTTTTGA
- a CDS encoding ABC transporter permease, with translation MRFALFLALAHIRRRPLQSGLALLGVGVGVAVLLLALSLTNGFVDGLVRATLKAYPHLVLFSLTPGLPPLPPHPEAVAQAPFAATKALLTRPAEPGRGPGVDFATLVGLGEGGEALYPELGLKLEPGGIYLGSALLQSLGALPGDRIYALSALQERVELRVLGSFRTGNYLIDSAYAFVDLKSVEALAGLKAQGYQVRLQDPWRAKEVGAEMAGTRFYPQAWQDTQRTLLEQLALQKRVLGILVYLIVAVAALGVANLLVLKVVEKTPEIALLRAMGASRATVGLVFALEGVLLGLGGVLLGNGLGYLLGLYLAQRPLDLPGELYFLTHLPVKMEGRDFLLVSAASLGAVLLSSLLPLLRALRVQPGVVLR, from the coding sequence GTGCGCTTCGCCCTTTTCCTGGCCCTGGCCCACATCCGCCGCCGCCCCCTGCAAAGCGGCCTGGCCCTCCTGGGGGTGGGGGTGGGGGTGGCGGTGCTCCTTTTGGCCCTTTCCCTCACCAACGGCTTTGTGGACGGGCTGGTGCGGGCCACCCTCAAGGCCTACCCCCACCTGGTCCTCTTCAGCCTGACCCCCGGGCTCCCCCCCCTCCCCCCCCACCCCGAGGCCGTGGCCCAGGCCCCCTTCGCCGCCACCAAGGCCCTCCTCACCCGGCCTGCGGAGCCCGGCCGGGGGCCGGGGGTGGACTTCGCCACCCTGGTGGGGTTGGGGGAGGGGGGAGAGGCGCTCTACCCGGAGCTGGGCCTAAAGCTGGAGCCTGGGGGGATCTACCTGGGCTCGGCCCTCCTCCAGAGCCTAGGGGCCCTGCCCGGGGACCGGATCTACGCCCTTTCGGCCCTGCAAGAACGGGTGGAGCTTAGGGTCTTGGGCTCCTTTCGCACGGGCAACTACCTCATAGACTCGGCCTACGCCTTCGTGGACCTAAAGAGCGTGGAGGCCCTGGCCGGCCTTAAGGCCCAGGGCTACCAGGTGCGCCTACAAGACCCCTGGCGGGCCAAGGAGGTGGGGGCGGAGATGGCCGGCACCCGCTTCTACCCCCAGGCCTGGCAGGACACCCAGAGGACGCTTCTGGAGCAGCTGGCCCTGCAAAAGCGGGTCTTGGGCATTCTCGTTTACCTCATCGTGGCCGTGGCCGCGTTGGGCGTGGCCAACCTCCTGGTGCTCAAGGTGGTGGAGAAGACCCCGGAGATCGCCCTCCTGCGGGCCATGGGGGCCTCGAGGGCCACCGTGGGCCTGGTCTTCGCCCTGGAGGGGGTGCTTTTGGGGCTTGGGGGGGTGCTTTTGGGGAACGGGCTCGGCTACCTCCTGGGGCTTTACCTGGCCCAAAGGCCCCTGGACCTCCCCGGGGAACTCTACTTCCTCACCCACCTCCCGGTGAAGATGGAGGGGCGGGACTTCCTCTTGGTGAGCGCGGCAAGCCTGGGGGCGGTCCTCCTCTCCTCCCTCCTCCCCCTCCTCAGGGCCCTTCGGGTCCAGCCGGGGGTGGTGCTCCGATAA
- the rpsF gene encoding 30S ribosomal protein S6 codes for MRVYEVNIILNPSLDQTQLGLEKEIIGRALEAHGAEVEKAEDRGVRRLAYPIAKDPQGHFLFYRVRMPEDRVNALAAELRLRDNVRRVMVVKAVEPFLSKA; via the coding sequence ATGCGCGTATACGAGGTGAACATCATCCTGAACCCCAGCCTGGACCAGACCCAGCTGGGCCTGGAGAAGGAGATCATCGGCCGGGCCCTCGAGGCCCACGGGGCTGAGGTGGAGAAGGCGGAGGACCGGGGGGTGCGCCGCCTGGCCTACCCCATCGCCAAGGACCCCCAGGGCCACTTCCTCTTCTACCGGGTGAGGATGCCCGAGGACCGGGTGAACGCCCTGGCCGCGGAGCTCCGTCTCCGGGACAACGTGCGCCGGGTCATGGTGGTCAAGGCGGTGGAACCCTTCCTCAGCAAGGCGTAA